A DNA window from Halichondria panicea chromosome 16, odHalPani1.1, whole genome shotgun sequence contains the following coding sequences:
- the LOC135350628 gene encoding uncharacterized protein LOC135350628: MQLVLTFKLKMARLFKKILLLLVALALFLGLFIFNLKALKVSSSPSIEPNDLIPIVKHGRKIKVHNIESHYEDTPERLLQVAPDLLKAEKMIKSSAEERNKPSPPKESPSSDQNTSIVVHKAVFNSSSESVPVAVIVRHKVMESNQPVIMQKGVTEIPPLKVDPNNISVKRGVVLAINYYEQQTMASRNMFQLQCWAKTLNLDVVQPATKDSSLLTPLNDQMWKSQLRFGDLFDTAEWKRVSDQYQYSSLINWEDFLIEGPQKVIVVSFNYPSVSVLKARQKAGEQVLHSPQGDRYKIGCDSKFPSSSEVNFLKTKGFTIVRQVCLNFYYGDELSLNEFNSHILGDYSSNEVTVIMEMWRGMGSGQRVLIRDSGCAETYPIQEIISPSQRLVHDAEIYINRHFSGGPFLAVMGRYEMSLLTTHKTVPYCLKDTLYKFQQFKKDTKLENAFLSIDVGKYGSKKWRKGAQPEISNEVMHLFQGMYGAGASIGEWEDGFESVSGTKDAGYIGLLQKVIVTRAQCVLFVGGGAFQRHGLFMYKNLHHDSVCARTVDQCTSKNKFKL, encoded by the coding sequence ATGCAGCTAGTCCTTACTTTTAAACTAAAGATGGCTAGGCTCTTCAAGAAAATCTTACTACTGCTGGTAGCTCTAGCTTTATTTTTAGGCCTTTTCATCTTCAATCTTAAAGCCCTCAAAGTGAGTAGCTCTCCCTCGATTGAACCCAATGACCTCATCCCTATTGTAAAACATGGTCGTAAGATTAAGGTGCACAATATAGAGAGTCATTATGAAGACACACCAGAAAGACTACTACAAGTTGCACCTGATCTTCTCAAAGCCGAAAAGATGATAAAGTCTTCAGCTGAGGAAAGAAATAAACCTTCCCCTCCAAAAGAGTCTCCTTCCTCTGATCAAAATACTTCAATTGTTGTGCATAAAGCAGTATTCAACTCATCCTCTGAAAGTGTACCTGTTGCAGTGATAGTTAGACACAAAGTGATGGAATCAAATCAGCCAGTTATAATGCAAAAAGGTGTTACTGAGATCCCTCCACTCAAAGTTGACCCCAACAATATCAGTGTCAAGAGAGGAGTGGTACTTGCAATCAACTACTATGAACAGCAGACAATGGCTTCTCGAAACATGTTTCAACTTCAGTGCTGGGCAAAGACGCTTAATCTAGATGTAGTTCAACCAGCCACCAAAGACTCCTCCCTACTGACTCCACTCAATGACCAAATGTGGAAGAGCCAACTGAGATTTGGGGATCTGTTCGATACGGCCGAGTGGAAGAGAGTCTCCGATCAGTACCAGTATTCATCTCTGATAAACTGGGAAGATTTTCTTATTGAAGGGCCCCAAAAAGTTATCGTTGTTTCGTTCAACTATCCTTCAGTTAGTGTTTTGAAAGCAAGACAGAAAGCTGGTGAACAAGTGCTGCATTCACCTCAAGGAGACCGATATAAGATTGGTTGTGATAGCAAATTTCCATCATCCTCTGAAGTCAATTTTCTTAAAACTAAAGGTTTTACAATAGTACGTCAAGTATGTTTGAACTTTTACTATGGTGATGAATTATCATTGAACGAATTCaactctcacatactgggtgATTACTCGAGTAACGAGGTGACTGTTATCATGGAGATGTGGAGGGGGATGGGCTCTGGCCAGCGTGTTCTCATTAGAGACTCTGGTTGTGCCGAAACCTACCCCATTCAAGAGATCATTAGTCCCAGTCAGCGGTTAGTTCATGATGCAGAAATTTATATCAATAGACACTTTAGTGGAGGGCCGTTTTTGGCTGTCATGGGTCGATACGAAATGAGCCTTCTCACTACACACAAGACAGTCCCCTACTGCCTCAAGGACACTCTATACAAGTTCCAGCAGTTTAAGAAGGACACTAAGCTCGAGAATGCATTCCTTTCAATTGACGTTGGAAAGTACGGAAGCAAGAAATGGAGGAAAGGAGCGCAACCAGAAATCAGTAATGAAGTGATGCATCTTTTTCAGGGTATGTACGGAGCTGGTGCCTCGATAGGAGAATGGGAGGATGGATTTGAGAGTGTGTCCGGCACAAAAGACGCGGGATATATTGGACTGTTACAAAAGGTGATTGTGACTCGTGCACAATGTGTCCTGTTTGTTGGTGGAGGAGCGTTTCAGAGACATGGACTGTTTATGTACAAAAACTTACATCATGATAGTGTATGTGCTAGAACTGTTGATCAGTGTACCAGCAAAAACAAGTTTAAATTGTGA
- the LOC135350631 gene encoding uncharacterized protein LOC135350631, whose protein sequence is MLAKVKSVGVLCTVVSIVLLFTHTYLRSNVAIQSQIIVGRRHHSTQSQIELPIVKRGNLSTQTIKKSDPTRGFVVAGDFWEQFSSASRNLQNLQCWAGKVGAKVVEPYSVSSMLRTTIGPQQSKLKFSDLIDLEYWNQESVRMRNAEVVSYETFLKEATKDVIIVQLKFVKSKTRTLQAEVKQKPDKFQPREIRYKNGCSKHSKWPNNDLISQAGFNIVRKVCFNFEYGDKLTIDEFNEAIYNTHSPNSTTVYFEQWKGLAASGRINVVNSGCSNTGIQEHMPPSPRLLKHVDRYITKYLTNSEFIAIIARIEKSKNGLSKRQGSIGYCLTKTLEHWKMFSAKKSLSKTFLSIDMGKYGSKSFKQNATIQQDFQNFFQGMYGDKWSVAEWERSFEDIGDTTDAGYIALLQKMIVTRATCVLFVGGGSFQKHALALYQARVPEADWCIHIVPVCTQKGNLELIHA, encoded by the coding sequence ATGCTAGCTAAAGTCAAGAGTGTTGGTGTGCTCTGTACAGTAGTATCGATAGTGCTCTTATTCACTCATACCTACCTACGATCAAACGTTGCTATACAAAGTCAAATAATAGTTGGAAGAAGACATCATTCTACACAGAGTCAAATAGAACTACCAATAGTTAAAAGAGGAAATCTTTCTACACAGACCATAAAAAAGAGTGATCCCACAAGAGGCTTTGTCGTAGCTGGTGACTTCTGGGAACAATTTTCATCTGCAAGTAGAAATTTGCAAAATCTTCAGTGCTGGGCAGGAAAGGTTGGAGCTAAGGTGGTGGAACCCTACTCTGTGAGCTCAATGCTTCGCACAACAATCGGACCACAGCAGTCCAAGCTAAAGTTCAGTGATCTTATTGATCTGGAGTATTGGAACCAAGAGAGTGTGAGGATGAGAAATGCAGAGGTTGTATCATATGAGACGTTCCTGAAAGAAGCAACAAAAGATGTTATCATAGTGCAACTCAAATTCGTTAAAAGTAAGACCAGAACATTGCAAGCAGAAGTGAAGCAAAAGCCCGACAAATTCCAACCAAGAGAAATCAGATACAAAAACGGTTGCTCCAAACACAGTAAATGGCCAAATAATGATCTCATCAGTCAAGCTGGCTTCAATATTGTACGAAAAGTTTGCTTCAACTTTGAATATGGAGACAAACTAACAATTGATGAATTCAATGAAGCTATATATAACACACACAGCCCTAACAGTACTACAGTGTACTTTGAACAATGGAAAGGACTGGCTGCTTCTGGCCGTATAAATGTTGTAAATTCAGGATGCTCAAATACGGGTATACAGGAGCACATGCCTCCCAGTCCAAGGCTATTAAAACATGTCGACAGATATATCACAAAATACCTAACAAACAGTGAGTTTATCGCTATTATTGCAAGGATTGAAAAATCAAAAAACGGACTAAGCAAGCGGCAAGGCTCTATAGGATACTGTCTAACAAAGACACTTGAGCATTGGAAAATGTTCTCTGCTAAAAAAAGTCTGAGCAAAACATTTCTATCCATAGATATGGGAAAATATGGGAGCAAAAGTTTCAAACAAAATGCCACGATTCAGCAAGACTTTCAAAATTTCTTTCAAGGTATGTATGGTGACAAGTGGAGCGTTGCAGAGTGGGAGCGATCATTTGAAGACATTGGGGATACCACCGATGCAGGCTACATAGCACTACTCCAGAAGATGATTGTCACAAGAGCAACGTGTGTGCTGTTTGTGGGTGGAGGGTCGTTCCAGAAGCACGCTCTGGCATTGTATCAAGCTAGAGTCCCTGAGGCTGATTGGTGCATTCATATAGTGCCTGTATGTACTCAGAAGGGCAATTTGGAACTTATTCATGCATAG
- the LOC135350629 gene encoding uncharacterized protein LOC135350629, translated as MTITGKIKIVFILLVLVILLLMTNSSYYYQSALLTTSRNEGRSEHSRTASSYNNSIERLLVTEMENMLRHNLTNSQEQLNVTELNNTTAEHNNILSPFAASLQTASLKQDYNTEGGYIVVLDIYEQQTMASGNLLQLQCWARYLNMVVVKPFMKNSNMLTPLDETKQLGMLRMEDTFDMHDWEEYTRDVGYAPLVEWAEFVRTAPRKLIVVQAKYPVLTYVRDVRARGLPFPHPPSAKKLYAEGCKFKFLHSKGLSYLQSRGFVVARTVCLNFLSGDELTMKEIQEHILGEYENEKVSILISEWRGIGENQRFLVQENICPEEKAYREHTKPSARILRDAELYTQQYLSHNGGNTSYVAVMARYEMTGLTKHKISDGDTHAIIPSCLKQTNQGLEVVKSVKHIPQVFLSIDIGKYGSDSFKNKHYFGHLSDMEAFVEKLQGLKLEDWEKTFESVTHNQDSGYIAMLQLVLVTKADCIVFVGGGTFQRHALHLYQELHPNESDRCVRIVEKCTSPYRPVTK; from the coding sequence ATGACCATCACAGGCAAAATCAAGATAGTTTTTATCCTTCTAGTGCTAGTCATTCTGCTATTAATGACCAACAGCTCATACTATTATCAAAGTGCCTTGTTAACTACAAGCAGGAATGAAGGTCGATCAGAGCATTCCCGTACAGCATCAAGCTACAACAACAGTATTGAGAGGCTACTAGTTACAGAGATGGAGAACATGCTGAGACATAATTTAACTAACTCACAAGAGCAATTAAATGTTACTGAACTAAATAACACTACAGCCGAACACAATAACATTCTGTCACCTTTTGCTGCATCACTACAGACAGCCTCCTTGAAACAAGACTACAACACTGAAGGAGGGTACATAGTAGTACTGGACATATACGAACAACAAACAATGGCCTCAGGCAACCTACTACAACTACAATGTTGGGCCCGGTATTtgaacatggtggttgttaaGCCGTTCATGAAAAACTCGAATATGTTGACCCCATTAGATGAAACTAAACaactgggcatgctcagaATGGAGGACACGTTTGACATGCACGACTGGGAAGAGTACACCAGAGATGTTGGATACGCTCCACTCGTAGAATGGGCGGAATTTGTGAGAACAGCCCCCAGAAAACTGATTGTTGTACAAGCTAAATACCCAGTCTTAACGTATGTAAGAGACGTACGAGCTAGGGGACTCCCCTTTCCCCACCCCCCTTCAGCAAAGAAACTTTACGCTGAGGGATGCAAATTCAAGTTTCTACACAGCAAAGGATTGTCTTATTTGCAGTCAAGAGGGTTTGTGGTTGCACGTACTGTGTGTCTCAATTTCCTATCAGGGGATGAGTTAACTATGAAAGAGATTCAAGAACACATTTTAGGAGAATATGAAAATGAAAAAGTGTCGATTCTTATTAGCGAGTGGAGAGGAATTGGAGAGAATCAGAGATTTTTAGTTCAAGAAAACATTTGTCCAGAAGAGAAAGCTTATAGAGAGCACACAAAACCAAGTGCAAGAATCTTACGCGATGCAGAACTCTATACTCAACAGTATCTAAGTCACAATGGTGGTAATACATCATACGTGGCTGTAATGGCCAGATACGAAATGACAGGACTGACTAAACACAAGATCAGTGATGGAGATACACATGCCATTATTCCCAGCTGCCTAAAGCAAACTAATCAAGGCTTGGAGGTAGTGAAGTCTGTCAAGCACATACCACAGGTGTTCCTTTCTATAGACATTGGAAAGTATGGCAGTGACAGTTTCAAAAACAAACATTATTTTGGCCACCTCTCAGACATGGAAGCATTTGTGGAGAAGCTACAAGGATTGAAATTAGAGGACTGGGAGAAGACCTTTGAGTCAGTTACACACAACCAAGACTCTGGCTACATAGCCATGTTACAACTAGTATTAGTCACTAAAGCTGATTGTATAGTGTTTGTAGGGGGAGGAACATTTCAAAGACATGCTCTACATTTGTATCAGGAGTTACATCCTAATGAAAGCGACAGATGTGTTAGGATAGTTGAGAAATGTACAAGTCCATACAGACCAGTTACAAAGTGA
- the LOC135350659 gene encoding protein lifeguard 4-like — protein sequence MMDLESVFNGGKPGKGESLSVWQAEIALRLSFLRKVYGILTAQLLLTVLVCAVCMFVPALKDVVQSSVVLSIGLLIGTLVVLVALIIKKNEAPTNFILLFVFTLLEGLSVGIVITYYDVDLVLKAFAITASVFIGLTAYTMQSKYDFSSWGASLFAFLWVLIIGGVLQIFFWSEALDFVLTVGGALIFCGFIIFDTHMIMHKVSTEEYIMASINLYLDFINLFLYILRLLQAMKKN from the exons ATGATGGATCTTGAGTCAGTATTCAATGGAGGAAAGCCTGGGAAAGGAGAGTCCCTGTCAGTATGGCAAGCTGAGATTGCTCTAAGACTCA gtttTCTGCGAAAGGTGTATGGGATCCTCACTGCTCAACTACTGCTAACTGTGCTGGTGTGTGCAGTATGCATGTTTGTGCCTGCACTCAAAGATGTCGTACAGAGCAG TGTTGTGCTTAGTATTGGGTTGCTCATAGGGACACTAGTTGTTCTAGTGGCACTCATTATTAAGAAGAACGAAGCTCCCACCAACTTTATTCTTCTGTTCGTATTT ACACTCCTTGAAGGCCTCAGCGTTGGGATTGTGATAACCTACTATGATGTGGACCTAGTATTGAAGGCATTTGCTATCACCGCCAGCGTATTCATTGGGCTTACAGCCTACACCATGCAGAGCAAATACGATTTCAGCAGTTGGGGAGCAAG CTTGTTTGCCTTCCTCTGGGTTCTGATCATTGGTGGAGTGTTACAG ATATTTTTTTGGAGCGAGGCTTTGGATTTTGTGCTGACTGTGGGAGGTGCTCTGATCTTCTGTGGCTTCATCATATTCGACACACACATGATAATGCACAAGGTCTCGACAGAGGAATACATAATGGCCTCTATTAACCTCTATCTGGACTTCATCAACTTGTTTCTCTACATTTTGCGTCTGTTGCAAGCCATGAAAAAAAACTAG
- the LOC135350653 gene encoding SWI/SNF-related matrix-associated actin-dependent regulator of chromatin subfamily A member 5-like, whose product MDPDYNPQPEEGQAAPNPAPEAITSPTAKSPPPTDFNIKLEEDKTRRFDFLLQQTEIFAHFMNTSGSKKTPSSPLKMTSPSGVYKKERRRHESSSTRHRLSEADEDDELIDEDDLEGKTITMFTESPWYIVNGTMRDYQIRGLNWMISLYENGINGILADEMGLGKTLQTISLLGYMCLMRDVPGPHMVVVPKSTLSNWMAEFKRWCPKLIPICLIGNQEERHRIISEEIMPGEWNVVVTSYEMVLKEKSTFKKLNWRYIVIDEAHRIKNEKSKLSEIVREFRTTNRLLLTGTPLQNNLHELWALLNFLLPDVFNSSEDFDTWFSHSKLEDTKLVERLHGVLRPFLLRRLKSEVEKKLLPKKEVKIYVGLSKMQREWYTKILMKDIDVVNGAGKSHKMRVLNILMQLRKCCNHPYLFDGAEPGPPYTTDSHIVHNSGKLVVLDKLLPRLKEEGSRVLIFCQMTRVLDILEDYCLWRDHKYCRLDGNTPHVDRQAYIEEYNKPGSDLFIFMLSTRAGGLGINLATADVVVLFDSDWNPQVDLQAQDRAHRIGQTKMVRVFRLITENTVEERIVERAEMKLHLDKIVIQQGRLVDGHQRLGSEEMLSMIRHGAEKVFSSKESTITDTDIEEILEKGEQKTAEMTEKMKGLGESQLKNFALDVPTGSVYHFEGEDFREKHKEPGLVHWIEPPKRGRKANYAVDAYFRDALRMSEPKVPKAPRPPKQPVVQDYQFFPPRLFELLDQEIYAFRKSINYRVPLNLETENPEEWQKSEQEKIDTAEPLTEEQTAEKEGLLQSGFSNWTRREFNQFVRAVGEYGRENIDKICNEVEGKEPQQVKDYSKVFWERKDELQDHDRIMNIIEKGEQKIQRKKDIRRALEEKMCRYKSPFHQLHIVYGTNKGKNYTEEEDRFLICMLHKFGFDKENVYDQILTAVREGPQFRFDWHIKSRTALDIQRRCNTLITLIEKENQELEEREEEERKQRKRGPKLKVTGASPHKHAGQKRSRESTPRGRAKKKKLA is encoded by the exons ATGGACCCAGACTATAATCCGCAGCCAGAAGAGGGCCAAGCGGCCCCAAATCCTGCTCCTGAAGCCATTACCAGCCCTACTGCCAAGAGTCCACCTCCCACTGATTTCAATATAAAGCTA GAGGAAGACAAGACTAGAAGATTTGACTTCCTCCTCCAACAAACTGAGATCTTCGCTCATTTTATGAACACGTCTGGCTCCAAGAAGACCCCCTCGTCACCGCTGAAAATGACCTCGCCCTCTGGAGTCTACAAAAAAGAGCGAAGACGTCACGAATCATCCTCTAC tcgccACCGTCTGAGTGAAGCTGACGAGGATGATGAGCTCATCGATGAGGATGATCTAGAGGGAAAGACAATCACTATGTTCACAGAGTCACCATGGT ATATTGTGAATGGTACGATGCGAGACTACCAAATCAGAGGGCTTAACTGGATGATCTCACTCTATGAGAATGGCATCAACGGGATCCTGGCTGATGAGATG GGCCTTGGTAAGACCCTCCAGACCATCTCACTGCTCGGCTACATGTGTCTGATGAGAGACGTGCCCGGACCTCACATGGTAGTGGTACCCAAGTCCACCCTCTCCAACTggatggcagagttcaagagATGGTGCCCCAAACTCATCCCCATCTGCCTCATTGGCAACCAGGAGGAGAGG CATCGCATTATCAGTGAGGAGATCATGCCTGGGGAGTGGAATGTGGTGGTGACCTCCTATGAGATGGTACTCAAGGAAAAGTCCACCTTCAAGAAGCTTAACTGGAGATATATAGTCATTGATGAGGCCCACAGAATCAAGAATGAAAAATCAAAG CTGTCAGAAATAGTGAGAGAATTCCGGACCACGAATCGCCTGCTGCTCACTGGTACACCACTTCAGAACAACCTTCACGAACTCTGGGCTCTACTCAACTTCCTCCTCCCTGATGTCTTCAATTCATCAGAG gatTTCGACACTTGGTTCAGTCATTCCAAACTAGAGGATACAAAGTTGGTGGAGAGACTTCACGGTGTCCTTCGTCCCTTCCTCCTGAGAAGACTCAAATCAGAGGTGGAGAAGAAACTACTTCCAAAGAAAGAGGTCAAGATCTATGTAGGACTCTCAAAGATGCAGCGAGAATGGTACACAAAGATTCTAATGAAAGACATTGATGTCGTGAACGGGGCAGGCAAGTCGCACAAGATGAGAGTGCTCAATATCCTCATGCAGCTGAGGAAGTGTTGCAACCATCCATACCTCTTTGACGGGGCTGAGCCAg GCCCCCCCTATACAACGGACTCACACATTGTTCACAACAGTGGTAAGCTGGTAGTGCTGGACAAGCTGCTCCCTCGGCTCAAAGAGGAGGGTTCTCGTGTTCTCATATTCTGTCAGATGACTCGTGTGTTGGACATTCTGGAGGACTACTGTCTGTGGAGGGACCACAAGTACTGTCGCCTGGACGGGAACACGCCGCATGTGGATAGACAG GCCTACATAGAGGAATACAATAAGCCTGGCAGTGACCTCTTTATCTTCATGCTCTCCACGAGGGCTGGTGGACTGGGTATCAACCTGGCTACAGCCGATGTTGTCGTCCTCTTTGACTCAGACTGGAACCCACAAGTCGACCTGCAGGCACAG GATCGAGCTCATCGTATTGGACAGACCAAGATGGTGCGAGTGTTTCGTTTGATCACAGAGAACACGGTGGAAGAGCGTATTGTGGAGAGGGCAGAGATGAAGTTACATCTTGACAAGATTGTGATTCAACAGGGTCGTCTGGTGGACGGTCATCAGAGACTCGGTAGTGAGGAGATGCTGTCCATGATTCGACATGGGGCAGAAAAGGTGTTCAGCTCAAAGGAGTCCACCATTACTGATACTGATATTGAGGAGATCTTGGAGAAAGGAGAGCAGAAG ACTGCTGAGATGACTGAGAAGATGAAAGGATTAGGAGAGTCGCAACTGAAGAACTTTGCTCTTGATGTCCCGACTGGTAGTGTCTACCACTTTGAGGGCGAGGACTTTAGAGAAAAGCACAAG GAGCCTGGATTAGTGCACTGGATAGAGCCACCCAAAAGAGGGAGAAAGGCCAACTATGCTGTGGATGCTTACTTTAGGGATGCTCTACGAATGTCTGAACCCAAGGTCCCTAAAGCTCCTCGTCCCCCGAAGCAGCCAGTGGTTCAGGACTATCAGTTCTTCCCTCCCAGGCTCTTTGAGCTACTCGATCAGGAGATTTATGctttcag GAAATCCATTAACTATCGAGTACCTCTGAATCTGGAGACTGAGAATCCCGAGGAATGGCAGAAATCAGAGCAAGAAAAAATCGACACTGCAGAGCCTCTCACTGAAGAACAGACGGCGGAAAAGGAGGGGCTACTTCAGTCGGGATTTTCTAACTGGACCAGACGAGAATTCAACCAGTTTGTGAGGGCCGTGGGGGAGTATGGACGTGAGAACATAGACAAGATATGCAACGAGGTGGAGGGGAAGGAGCCTCAGCAG GTCAAAGACTATTCTAAAGTGTTCTGGGAACGCAAGGACGAGCTACAAGACCATGACAggatcatgaatatcattgagAAGGGAGAGCAGAAAATTCAACGCAAGAAAGATATTCGACGGGCTCTGGAGGAGAAGATGTGCCGTTACAAGTCACCCTTCCACCAGCTGCACATAGTGTATGGCACCAACAAGGGCAAGAACTACACAGAGGAGGAAGATAGGTTTCTG ATTTGCATGCTCCATAAGTTTGGATTCGATAAAGAGAATGTTTACGATCAAATACTCACTGCTGTTCGAGAGGGGCCTCAGTTTCGGTTTGACTGGCACATCAAGTCGCGGACGGCTCTCGATATTCAGCGTCGCTGTAACACACTCATCACACTCATTGAGAAAGAGAACCAGGAGCTGGAGGAGAGAGAAGAGGAGGAAAGGAAGCAGCGCAAAAGAGGTCCCAAGTTGAAG GTGACTGGTGCATCCCCACATAAACACGCTGGTCAGAAAAGGAGTCGTGAGTCCACACCTCGCGGGAGAGCCAAGAAGAAGAAGCTAGCTTGA